In Daphnia magna isolate NIES linkage group LG7, ASM2063170v1.1, whole genome shotgun sequence, a single genomic region encodes these proteins:
- the LOC116926229 gene encoding uncharacterized protein LOC116926229 — translation MASRGNRAVGRTRGSTASRGRGRISVELGEENLIEIVNEIPISHAQQQLLDEEREERDDEAMDDAENNTTVSKATEPLPPPGNPISIFTVQSWKSKWRRDFFTDWRWAEKRKGTGHQVWARYKTGKCQTNKKPHYYIGELTSFSNFEKHLSLCHSEEYSKYKKLKSVNDSSSSQATLHTFQQFRMTKDPQKKIDLDLDYAVAKDNIPINILRRPSFRQWIHSAVPGYKLPGIERMRYKIIPDIVHTTRDKLMKIIKESTSFTIILDISSSKSMMGYIGFTCHAVTKTFERYTLFFGVKRMISRHTAENILAEYEQLLRDWEIDRSLVLMVKTDRGSNMVANTFLNSMPGWNNEEEFSVNEDVSADYDDSQPFTSASNIQDRVNSQTLQQNERMTELEIEDSSEDEPLWLLLQELGITFSEAGVHDNEDGREYRDLEIQLEEHMPSNETTTEDPDEFGDAVAGLYVLLKRLRSDCVAHKLQLVIKDGFKTLSPEAIAVIALVSKLVNSARKSMLDSDMIYNSVGFRLSKKNSTRWNSTLYELEIFLKAIDSDPTLLSRLNAVKKHGSLSAYHQILLKEIIGILKPFEAASNDFQGYFETIGTVIPAFLGLMNALSLTIKDRNGVKIANPNSRLAPVVKYCKVFVAGLQASLERRFSFILRDVHYVLGSNFDPRFKCAWIKQAGLNEKAVLNEVSSEIKIRCDLLRSRQAASVSTPNQQDEARDEVQQDVVKPSSTRKRKLSQSLYSTVIEPPKSRSLSGPAKVLEEFGIYLKEPIVAMEVLVNPVDPDSELCVTKPLEYWKSNQCRFPILSEIGRDAVSVAASSGCVERAFSVASVPTFGDLSPFW, via the exons ATGGCATCCAGAGGAAACAGGGCAGTAGGAAGAACACGGGGATCGACAGCTTCAAGAGGTCGAGGCAGAATCTCTGTGGAACTGGGAGAAGAAAACCTTATTGAAATCGTAAATGAGATTCCTATCTCGCATGCTCAACAGCAACTATTGGATGAGGAAAGGGAAGAGAGAGATGATGAAGCAATGGATGATGCTGAGAATAACACCACAGTCAGCAAAGCAACTGAGCCTCTACCTCCGCCCGGAAATCCCATATCAATATTTACTGTTCAGTCCTGGAAGTCAAAGTGGAGAAGAGATTTTTTCACAGATTGGCGTTGGgcagaaaaaaggaaaggcaCTGGCCATCAAGTTTGGGCTCGATACAAAACTGGAAAAtgccaaacaaacaaaaagccaCACTACTACATTGGTGAACTTACTTCATTTTCTAACTTCGAGAAGCATCTAAGTCTCTGTCATTCTGAAGAATACAGCAAATACAAGAAACTTAAAAGTGTGAATGATTCCAGTTCGAGCCAAGCAACCCTACACACATTTCAACAGTTTCGAATGACCAAAGACCCACAGAAGAAAATTGATCTTGATCTTGATTACGCTGTAGCAAAAGACAATATCCCAATCAACATTTTGCGTCGGCCGAGTTTTCGACAATGGATTCAC TCAGCAGTGCCTGGATACAAACTTCCAGGAATCGAAAGAATGAGATACAAAATAATACCCGACATTGTTCACACAACAAGAGATAAATTGATGAAGATCATCAAGGAATCTACGTCGTTCACAATCATTCTCGACATTTCGTCGTCGAAATCTATGATGGGTTATATCGGTTTTACCTGCCATGCCGTCACCAAAACATTCGAGCGATACACCCTCTTTTTTGGTGTAAAAAGAATGATCAGTCGGCACACAGCTGAAAATATTTTAGCGGAATATGAGCAATTGCTTCGTGATTGGGAAATCGATCGTTCGTTG GTACTAATGGTAAAAACTGATCGTGGAAGTAATATGGTGGCCAACACCTTCTTGAATAGCATGCCTGGCTGGAAtaatgaagaagaattttccgTCAACGAGGATGTTTCTGCTGATTATGATGATTCTCAGCCTTTTACGAGTGCTTCAAACATTCAAGATAGAGTAAACAGTCAAACCCTTCAGCAAAATGAGCGTATGACCGAGCTAGAAATTGAAGATTCTTCCGAAGATGAACCACTTTGGTTGTTGCTACAGGAGTTAGGCATAACATTTTCAGAGGCCGGTGTTCACGACAATGAAGATGGCAGAGAATATCGTGACTTAGAAATACAACTAGAAGAACATATGCCTTCTAATGAAACTACCACAGAAGACCCAGATGAATTTGGCGATGCAGTTGCAGGCCTATATGTTTTACTTAAAAGACTTCGCTCTGACTGCGTAGCCCACAAGCTTCAGTTAGTGATCAAGGATGGTTTTAAAACCCTGAGT CCTGAAGCAATTGCCGTGATCGCTCTCGTAAGTAAACTGGTTAATTCGGCAAGGAAAAGCATGCTCGATTCGGATATGATCTACAATTCAGTGGGCTTTCGCCTgtctaaaaaaaattccacACGCTGGAATAGTACGTTATATGAACTGGAAATCTTCTTGAAGGCAATTGATAGTGATCCAACTCTTCTCTCGCGACTTAACGCTGTAAAAAAACATGGATCTTTATCTGCCTATCACCAAATTTTGTTGAAAGAAATAATTGGCATTCTGAAGCCATTTGAAGCCGCCTCCAATGATTTCCAGGGATATTTTGAAACAATTGGAACTGTCATACCAGCATTTTTGGGTTTGATGAATGCTCTTTCCCTGACAATCAAGGACAGAAATGGAGTGAAGATTGCCAATCCCAATAGCCGACTTGCACCAGTAGTAAAATATTGCAAGGTTTTCGTGGCTGGATTGCAGGCATCTCTAGAACGACGTTTCTCATTTATCCTACGAGATGTACACTACGTTTTGG GTTCAAATTTTGATCCACGATTTAAGTGTGCTTGGATAAAACAAGCTGGATTGAATGAAAAGGCAGTGTTAAATGAAGTTTCttctgaaattaaaataagatGCGATCTGTTGCGTTCTA GACAAGCAGCCAGCGTTTCTACGCCGAATCAACAAGATGAAGCTCGGGATGAAGTTCAGCAAGACGTAGTAAAACCTTCATCAACTCGCAAGAGAAAATTAAGCCAGAGTTTATATTCAACAGTAATTGAGCCACCAAAATCTCGTTCCCTGAGTGGCCCGGCCAAAGTATTGGAGgagtttgggatttatttaaaagaacCCATCGTAGCTATGGAAGTTCTAGTGAATCCAGTGGATCCCGACAGTGAACTTTGCGTCACTAAGCCCCTCGAGTATTGGAAATCTAATCAGTGTCGTTTTCCAATACTAAGCGAAATCGGAAGAGATGCTGTTAGCGTTGCAGCATCATCAGGATGTGTTGAACGGGCTTTTAGTGTGGCCAGTGTGCCCACTTTTGGTGATTTGTCACCATTTTGGTGA
- the LOC116926230 gene encoding uncharacterized protein LOC116926230: MRRRHLYEEYDRIKSLVMKKLKESRSITLMIDIWSSKRMCGYISFNLEGVTFKYEQFTAFLCLRQMTGRHTGEAILAEFEDVLSEWDLNIKTVVRVVTDSGSNIIRAFNLRLFGIQPEENGQVRQVETEPSEEDFARDEEEIVELVLDSADSDCIVELFQSRNHPAFQTLLTADPDEEEEFEEIQTSLDNSYLNIPRATVGVLEGIVESTYQMSSTLLAFCKAHDLQLTVKDGLKAVEVPNAFGVSLFFPGCKFLCLITVPGRSCIKHCGAIVNSVRHSVIDTEEVYGRIPPRCKERDPLELGDVFRKIRHQGCRYRP; the protein is encoded by the exons ATGAGACGGCGTCATCTGTATGAAGAATATGACCGAATCAAGTCTCTCGTGATGAAAAAGCTCAAGGAAAGCAGATCAATCACTCTTATGATTGATATTTGGTCTTCCAAGCGCATGTGCGGATACATCAGCTTCAATCTGGAAGGTGTTACATTCAAGTACGAACAGTTCACCGCTTTTCTCTGCTTGCGGCAGATGACTGGCCGTCACACTGGAGAAGCTATTCTTGCCGAGTTTGAGGACGTCCTATCGGAGTGGGATCTCAATATCAAAACG GTAGTTCGAGTAGTGACCGACAGTGGCTCGAATATAATTCGGGCCTTCAATCTCCGCCTTTTTGGCATTCAGCCGGAAGAAAATGGTCAAGTCAGACAAGTAGAGACGGAACCTTCAGAAGAGGACTTTGCTagggatgaagaagaaattgttGAGCTCGTTTTGGACTCTGCGGATTCCGACTGCATTGTGGAGCTTTTTCAATCCAGAAACCATCCAGCTTTTCAAACCCTACTGACAGCCGACCCAGACGAAGAGGAAGAGTTTGAGGAAATTCAGACCTCTTTGGACAACTCGTACCTCAACATTCCAAGGGCGACTGTTGGGGTCCTGGAAGGAATCGTGGAGTCAACATATCAAATGTCTTCCACATTGCTAGCCTTCTGCAAGGCCCACGATCTCCAGCTGACTGTGAAAGACGGCCTCAAAGCTGTTGAAGTTCCAAACGCTTTTGgtgtttcattattttttcctgGTTGTAAATTTTTGTGTCTCATTACAGTCCCCGGTAGGAGCTGCATTAAACACTGCGGAGCCATTGTCAACTCTGTGCGCCATAGCGTCATCGACACGGAAGAAGTTTACGGTCGGATTCCGCCTCGTTGCAAAGAACGTGACCCACTGGAACTCGGAGATGTATTCCGTAAGATCCGTCATCAAGGCTGTCGATACCGACCCTAA
- the LOC116926780 gene encoding uncharacterized protein LOC116926780, with the protein MRSCHVAKCGRKISDGVQLFPLPQNSFRRQLSLDKIKRREANRHTKIKNIRICSKHFYGGKPAKEMYPRHPDFVPSLLLGNEPLKLIQSTHLSVIQDHSLPIDELDQHNIPSNCEESLHTTMEYEVPSDENPSETTLHQDSLCHESPSQSALLQGNEIDCIPIPAVECFTTSQVSNSTTNLDDNLEGELQRLRLIVFFVIDITGCEERSAQVHLSSVRPFLS; encoded by the exons ATGAGAAGTTGTCATGTTGCTAAGTGTGGACGTAAGATCAGTGATGGTGTCCAATTGTTTCCTTTGCCCCAAAACAGTTTTCGTCGTCAGCTTTCGCTTGACAAAATTAAACGTAGGGAAGCTAATCGTCAtaccaaaatcaaaaatatcaGGATATGCTCAAAGCATTTCTATGGAG GGAAACCTGCAAAAGAAATGTACCCGAGGCATCCAGATTTTGTGCCATCATTGTTGTTAGGGAATGAGCCACTAAAATTAATACAGTCAACTCACCTTTCTGTAATTCAGGATCATTCTTTGCCGATTG ATGAGCTTGATCAACACAACATTCCAAGTAATTGCGAAGAGAGTTTACACACAACCATGGAATATGAAGTTCCCAGCGATGAGAACCCATCTGAGACTACATTACATCAAGATTCATTATGCCATGAAAGTCCTTCACAGAGTG CATTATTACAAGGTAACGAGATTGACTGTATACCAATTCCTGCTGTTGAGTGCTTCACAACATCACAAGTTAGCAATTCAACAACTAACCTGGACGATAATCTCGAAGGAGAATTACAGCGTCTACGATTGATCgtcttttttgttattgatATTACTGGCTGCGAAGAAAGATCTGCCCAAGTACACTTATCCTCGGTACGTCCTTTTCTTTCATGA
- the LOC123474363 gene encoding uncharacterized protein LOC123474363, whose amino-acid sequence MLSDVKEYCLACKPCALQRRSNLRAFLNPLDLTSGPFEVLGLDFLGPIQPQSLQGNNHILVITDYFTKWVEVIPLADQTALSTSKALVDRVILYHGPPRAIVTDRGSNFTSELFSSLCKTLQIKQLRTTAYHPQTNGLTERFNKTVVEMLRKYMEQGFSKWEEVLGPVAFAYRNSVHSSTLETPYFLNHGRDPVVPIDRFLQKPANIIIPSDYKSQLMQRLHEAFVLVKANLTQAREQQRTQYDKRAREQAFNIGDKVLIDVRTPMAGTSKKLIPRFMGPYRVTKINNNHTVEIQECAGKQTQLVHVNRIKPLYESMIWKEEPCVDFQESRDHPIPPELTNELEVPPPTDEEYAPQEEHDLIDLDAGSSPLPDGVITSNLHKGPNIDFSSTPERLSLTALEPAAPPFPPLLLMSLLALLFFTPLAAFNATVCNCDGAANLGFLEFTEEDCSFEAAPTPPVPITYAIYSTLPEVKRFAGHTCSMWVATTTVYKDFMQWNQVSYSRNPIEVDAATCRRMRDTRQCRGKAMDITGPNSFALEGHPFVETSWLRTATEKMTNCRLEEVTLQSECPNCTISSPLGDIPGAINGSFKHNLVTLVWDDSWKEAKPCELRVIEKGMGVKYSTENDTTFRIRDPIKQLDFIYSMVNSSVCGGGNLTAYHPVLGMDRVVIAVREAAKGTDLVEMRPKNADAVAKMALSEMTRAEIEYASHTQYIRDFAMDISNHLAREIRNLQCESRRTAFHAATTTAQYDGWLAAKHLDLPLCTKLLAVGASVSVLQCFPSNVTFETVFTPCGAQPRWGNQTINVEGWELTKYSDCYWHANFVNFNGKAHTFKNNTWMPINPNLKIQGRRFIDTMPLEVDNSLGMILQLHPTITSHPLSASTIMADILAYIQMGYVTEMSGERHVNTVLVHPGQAQDISFMARIGYWLRNFGIMSGVGVSIALAFRFCGLGSLLGLYIPCCRYFNPCSWLTPPQPAHRDIELGPQATTNLAPTAPVTIVNIPPPPTPAGSTGRLGLNQQPYLIPPISHPRSLAQHREAAALLSRP is encoded by the exons ATGCTTTCCGACGTAAAGGAGTACTGCCTCGCTTGTAAACCCTGTGCCCTCCAACGACGATCGAATCTTCGCGCCTTCTTGAATCCCCTAGATCTCACCTCAGGACCCTTTGAGGTCTTAGGGCTAGACTTCTTAGGGCCAATTCAACCACAATCCCTGCAAGGGAACAATCACATCCTAGTAATTACCGATTATTTCACGAAATGGGTAGAAGTTATCCCTCTAGCAGACCAGACTGCCCTTTCAACGAGCAAGGCGCTAGTAGATAGAGTCATTTTGTATCATGGTCCCCCAAGGGCCATTGTCACCGACCGTGGTTCGAATTTTACGTCCGAGCTGTTCTCCTCACTTTGTAAGACACTTCAAATTAAACAGTTGAGGACCACTGCGTACCATCCACAGACTAATGGCTTAACCGAAAGATTCAACAAAACCGTAGTAGAAATGCTACGGAAATACATGGAACAGGGCTTCTCTAAATGGGAAGAAGTGCTAGGCCCAGTTGCTTTCGCCTACAGGAACTCTGTACACTCCTCCACCCTAGAAACCCCCTACTTCCTAAATCATGGCCGCGACCCAGTAGTGCCTATTGACCGATTTTTACAAAAGCCAGCAAACATCATCATCCCATCCGACTACAAAAGCCAGCTAATGCAACGTCTTCACGAAGCCTTCGTATTGGTTAAAGCCAACTTGACCCAAGCCAGGGAACAGCAAAGGACCCAGTACGACAAGCGGGCTCGTGAGCAAGCATTCAACATCGGTGACAAGGTGTTAATCGACGTAAGAACGCCAATGGCAGGCACAAGCAAGAAACTCATCCCCCGTTTTATGGGACCATACCGCGTcacaaaaatcaacaacaaccacaccgTGGAAATTCAAGAATGCGCGGGAAAACAGACCCAGTTGGtgcacgtaaacaggatcaaacccCTGTATGAGTCTATGATCTGGAAGGAAGAACCTTGCGTAGATTTCCAAGAGAGCCGTGATCACCCAATACCACCGGAGCTCACCAACGAACTAGAAGTACCACCCCCAACGGATGAAGAGTACGCTCCGCAGGAAGAACACGATCTGATAGACCTCGACGCCGGTTCATCTCCCTTACCAGATGGAGTGATAACTTCAAACCTCCACAAAGGACCAAACATAGACTTCTCTTCCACCCCGGAACGACTCTCTTTAACGGCTTTAGAGCCAGCAGCCCCACCATTCCCCCC ATTATTGTTGATGTCCCTCCTCGCCCTCCTGTTTTTTACCCCCTTGGCTGCATTTAATGCCACCGTGTGTAACTGTGATGGTGCGGCAAACCTGGGATTCCTGGAATTCACGGAGGAAGACTGCTCTTTCGAAGCCGCCCCCACTCCACCGGTACCCATTACGTACGCCATCTACTCTACACTACCAGAAGTTAAACGCTTTGCTGGCCACACGTGTAGCATGTGGGTAGCCACCACCACAGTGTACAAGGACTTCATGCAATGGAATCAAGTGTCTTACAGCCGCAACCCCATCGAAGTGGACGCCGCAACGTGCCGAAGGATGAGAGACACACGACAATGTCGAGGAAAGGCGATGGATATAACAGGGCCCAACTCGTTCGCCCTGGAAGGCCACCCGTTCGTCGAAACCAGTTGGCTTCGGACGGCGACAGAAAAGATGACCAACTGTCGCCTCGAAGAAGTGACCTTACAGAGCGAATGCCCGAACTGTACCATCAGCTCTCCACTTGGCGACATCCCTGGAGCAATAAACGGCTCTTTCAAACACAACCTCGTGACCCTCGTCTGGGACGATTCCTGGAAGGAAGCGAAGCCGTGTGAGTTAAGGGTTATCGAAAAGGGAATGGGCGTCAAGTACTCGACCGAAAACGACACTACCTTCCGAATTCGGGACCCAATTAAGCAGTTGGATTTTATATATTCAATGGTAAACAGTTCCGTCTGCGGAGGAGGAAACCTCACTGCCTACCATCCGGTTCTAGGAATGGACAGAGTCGTCATCGCGGTTCGGGAAGCCGCCAAGGGAACCGATCTCGTCGAGATGAGGCCCAAAAACGCAGACGCCGTAGCCAAGATGGCGCTATCTGAAATGACACGGGCGGAGATCGAATACGCCAGTCATACACAATACATCAGAGACTTCGCAATGGACATTTCAAACCACCTGGCCCGAGAAATTCGTAACCTACAATGCGAAAGCCGGAGAACTGCCTTCCATGCCGCTACAACGACTGCACAATACGACGGATGGTTAGCCGCTAAGCATCTGGACCTTCCATTATGCACCAAGCTACTGGCGGTCGGGGCGTCCGTGTCCGTTTTGCAGTGTTTTCCCAGCAACGTCACCTTCGAGACGGTTTTCACGCCATGTGGAGCCCAACCTCGGTGGGGTAACCAGACCATCAACGTGGAAGGCTGGGAGCTCACGAAGTACTCCGATTGCTACTGGCACGCAAACTTCGTCAACTTCAACGGCAAAGCCCACACCTTCAAGAACAACACCTGGATGCCAATCAACCCCAACCTAAAGATACAAGGCCGCCGTTTCATCGACACCATGCCCCTGGAGGTCGATAACTCGTTGGGCATGATACTGCAGTTGCACCCAACAATAACGTCGCATCCCTTAAGTGCTTCAACCATCATGGCCGACATCCTGGCATACATACAGATGGGCTATGTCACAGAAATGTCGGGCGAACGACACGTCAACACAGTCCTCGTCCACCCCGGACAAGCACAAGACATCTCCTTCATGGCAAGGATCGGATACTGGCTCCGGAACTTCGGCATCATGTCGGGAGTAGGAGTATCCATTGCTCTGGCTTTCCGATTTTGCGGACTCGGTTCCCTCCTGGGTCTCTATATCCCCTGCTGTCGGTACTTTAACCCGTGCAGTTGGTTAACGCCACCTCAACCTGCTCATCGAGACATTGAGTTGGGACCCCAAGCAACCACCAACTTGGCCCCAACTGCTCCGGTCACCATTGTTAATATACCCCCGCCCCCAACTCCCGCCGGTTCCACAGGGCGGCTAGGATTAAACCAACAACCATACCTCATCCCACCCATTTCACATCCTCGTAGCCTAGCCCAACACAGAGAAGCAGCAGCCCTCCTCTCGCGTCCCTAG